A stretch of DNA from Candidatus Flexicrinis affinis:
GGTGAAAATGGTTTGAATTCGGGAAAGGAACAATGCAAATGAAACTCGGATTTGTCACTGCCATTCTGCCTGACCTGTCGTTCGAGGACGTGCTCAAGTTCGCCGCCGATCACGGCTTTGGCTGTGTCGAAGTCATGTGCTGGCCGGTCGGCGAGGCGGAACGGCGCTACGCCGGCGTCACGCATATCGACGTCACCAATTTCGGCCCGGCGGAGGCGGCCAACGTCAAGGCGCTGATGGCCAAGTACGGCGTGTCGATCAGCGGGCTGGGCTACTACCCGAATCCATTAGTGGCCGACCCGGCCGAGCGCACCGTCTACGCCGAGCACATCAAAAAGGTGATCGCCGCGGCCAAGATGATCGACGTGCCGGTCATGAATACGTTCGTCGGGCGCGATCCGGCCCGTTCGATCGAGGATCAGTGGCCGCTGTTCGAGGAAGTGTGGGCGCCGCTGATCGCCTTTGCCGAGCAGCAGGACGTCAAGATCGGCATCGAGAATTGCCCGATGCTGTTCAGCCTCGACGAGTGGCCCGGCGGCAAGAACCTCGCCATCTCGCCAGACGTCTGGCGGCGGATGTTCGACCGCTTCCCCAGCCGGCACTTCGGACTGAACTTCGACCCGTCGCACCTGATCTGGCAGCACATCGACTACGTGCGCGCCATCCACGAGTTCGGCTCGCGCTTTGTGCACGTCCACGCCAAGGACGAGAAGATCGACCCCGACCGGCTGTACGACCGCGGTATTCTGGGCCTCAAATGGCACACGCCCAAACTGCCCGGACTCGGCAGCGTGAACTGGGGCGCGTTCTATTCGGCGCTCAGCGACACCGGCTACGACTACGCCGTGTGTATCGAGGTCGAGGATCGCGCCTACGAAGGCTCGCTGGACGACCGCAAGCGTTCGCTCACGCAGTCCAAGCGCTTCCTCGAACAGTTCATGTACTAGGGGCAGAGGTCAGGAGTCAGAAGCCAGTTGTCGGGTAGGGTGGCGCGGCGGGCCGCCCATGCGGGTGTCGCCCGACCTGAGACGTCTCTCTCGTGCGTAGGGCCACGGCAGTGCCGTGGCCTTCGTTCACCACCCCTAACGGATCGCCCTGAGCCCCGGCCCCAATCCAATTCGGAGGGGAGAATCATCTGGTGTGGCTAGTCCCCTCTCCGAGGCGGAGAGGGGATTTCGGGGTGAGGTCTCGTCAGGTTCGCGGCCGTCAGGGCAATTCCGCGCCTATCGCCGGCGTGTAGAGAGTCTGCGTCGCGCTCTTGGCCTTGTCGCCGTTGTAGCCCTTGGCTTTCACGAACCACGTGAACGTCTCGGCCAGCGGCAGCGGGCCATACACGCCGGAGTTGACCGAGCACGGGCCTTCGCACTGATTGGAAAAGCGCTTCAGCTTGAACACGGTATCCCCGCTGTCGGCATCCTTGACGACCACCTTGTACTGCGCGTTCACGTCGTCGTCATTGTTCCACGACAGGCTGTGCACCGGCAGCAGTAGCGCCCCATGGGCCGGCAGCAGCGTTGTCGGCGCGGCGACCGTGTCGACAACGACCGTCCACGTCTGACTCTTGACCTTGATGTCGTCGATCTTGGCGATCACCTTCCACTCGACGGTGTCGCCATCGTCCACGTGGTCGAAGATCGGCGTATCTTCCATCGCTTTAATGCAGAATCCGGCCTCGAAGCAGTTATCGGTGCTGACGACCTGCTTGGCCTTCGCGCCGGTCTCAACGACCTTCATCTTGATGACGTAGCTGTCAGCAGTTTGCACGCGCGACCATGTAAACACGTTGCTGTAGTCCACGGTCACACCATCCGGCGGCGACAGCAGATTCACGACAGGGAGGATAATCACACCCAGTCCGGGAGCCTCTGGCACCGGCAGCGGATCGGCCTGCGCGATCCCGACAGCCATCATGGCCAGCAGCATCAGCGGAACGAGCGTACGACGAATACGGCGGCGAATACGAATGTTCATGGCATGCACTCCTCTTTTCAATGGGGCGGCATTGTCCGCCCGCGTTGAGTGCATGGTCGCCGATGATCGTTCAGAAATCGTCCAGAGGTGGGATGAGGGCCGAAGTTGGGGCTATTGTCGGGCAAATTCAGGTCCACAAGCGGATTCACCGTGCCTGATCTCGCCTACTTAAGCGGGGTGAGACCGGCCCTTGTCTGACAACTGACGACTGATACCTGCCAACTCTCCGCCTAGACTGGCGGCCACGGGTAGTTGGCACCGCCGCCGGGACGCGGATAACGGCGCGACTTCAGCACGCGGTCGATCCGGTGAACCGTGGTGCTGATCTCGCCCGGGGAGAGCAGGGCGGCCATCGTCCGGTGCAGCGGGTCGGACTCATCACACAGGTGGTCGCGCACGTCGCGCACGTCAGCCAGCAGCGGCCCCGGGATCTCCTCGCCTTCGAAGTCCCAGATCACCGTGCGCAGCTTGTGCGCCTGATTGAAGGTCAGGCCGTTGTCGATGCACCACACGCGCTCGTCGTCGCCGAGCAGCAGGTGCCCGCCCTTGCGGTCGGCGTTGTTGGTGATGCAGTCGAACAGCGCGATACGCTTGAGCTGCGCGTGCACCCGATCGCCGAACGTGAAGTAGTTCTCGGACGGGTCGTGCGGGATGAACCACTGTACCGAGCCGATGCCGTGCGGCCCGTCGCGCAGGGCGGTCGGCGGCACCAGACCCCAGCCCAGCGCCTCGCTGAGCACAAAGGACGCGCGCTCGCGGTCGGCCAGCGTGTTGTCGGGGAAGTCCCACAGCGGGCGTTCGCCGCGCCGCGGCTTGTAAATCGCCAGCGCGCTGACCTTCTCGTGCGTTAGCGTGACGAGGAACGTGTAATTCGAGCTGTTGCGGATCATGCCGTGCTGGGTCGTAACCTCGCCGCGCTCGAGCAGCAGTAAGGCATCCGCACTGCTGAGGTCCGGCTGAACCAGCGAGAGTCCGCGATTGCCGCCGTCGGAGCTTGCCGGGGTTGTGGAATCGTCCACAGCTAGGTCCAGTAATACACCAATCGGCCGTTGAGGCGCGGGTCGGCGCGGCCCGCCTTGACCGTGTCGGCGGCGTGTATGGAGAGCGCGCGCATCTGTTCGCGGCTGCACCACAAGCGCACTACCGACGGGCGTTCTGCATCGTCTTCTTCTCCGAGCGGATCGTAGGAGTCCTCGATGAGGGCGTCATCGGCGGTGTCGTCATCGGCGTCGACATCGGCGTCCATGTCAAGCCCGCCGTTTTCGTCGCCGACGACCAGCTCCTGCATGATCAACACGATGCGGTCGCTGTCTTCATCGAAGCCGAGGCCCATGCGCGACACGCGAAACAGCGGCTCGATCGGCTCGCGCAGGTCCATGTCCATCAGGCTCATGTCGACCTTCGTCTCGGAGGAGCGCCGCTCGTCCACGTCGTCGATCAGCTCGCGCAGGGCTTCGCTCAGCGCCCACGACTGTTCCTTCTCGACGATCATCGAGACCAGTTGATTCTCACGTCCGGCCTGCAAATAGAAGACCCGCTGGCCCTTCGGCCCAATAGTGCCGATGGTGACAAAATCCACCGGGTTCAGGTCGATCTCTACGTTCGGCATGCGGCGGTTCAGCCCTTCGTTTCGTTCTTTGGCTGTCGCAGGTGGGACACGTCGTTGACCCCGACGACGTACGGGCTACTGTGTCCCAATTGTACTGTACTAATCGACGCCGTCGAAATCTCGATACGCTGAAAGCTGTCGAGGTGCATGCCCAAATAATGGGCGACGATTAGCTTGATGACGTCGGAATGGCTGAACACCGCAACAACCTGCGCCGGGTGTGCTTTCACCAGCCCTTCGATGGCCCGGACAGCCCGAAACTGCGCCTCGGAAAAAGACTCGCCGCCCGGGAACGTCGCGCGCGAAGGCGCGCGCTGCACGACATCCCACAGTTTGCGCCGGCGCAGGTCGTTCAGGCTCATCCCTTGCCACTCCCCGAACTGCACTTCGCCCACGCCTTCGAGGATGTTTAACGGCAGATGCGCGTGATGCTCGCGCACGGCTTCGGCCGTCTCGACAGCGCGTTCGAGCGGGCTCGAATAGATCGCCTGAAGCGGCACATCGGCGAGTCGTTCGCCGAGCAGCTTGGCCTGCGCCACGCCGTCCTCATTAAGGTGGACACCGGGCGTCCAACCGGCTAGCTTGCCGGTCTTCACGTAGTCGTTTACCGCGTGGCGGATGAGCAAAATCGTCGTCATGGGGCGTGGCTCCTCGGCCGCTATCATAGCATACGGGCAGACGCGCAATAACCCACAGCGGACTGAATGTTCGGTTAATGCGCGCATTTGCCCGCGGCGCGACCGCGCGCTAGGATTTGCGCACACCCCGCCGCACAAGGGCCGAAGCACCATGACCGTGACTGCTGACGACATCGCCGCTGCCGCCGCGCGCATCGCGCCGCATCTGACGCCGACCCCGCTCGAACCGGCCGCCGGCCATGACGGTGTGTGGCTCAAGCTCGAAAACGCCAACCTGACTCACAGCTTCAAGATTCGCGGTGCGCTGAACGCCATGCTGCGCCTGCAAGAACGCGGCGCGGCGCGGGATGGCGTGATCGCCGCATCGTCCGGCAATCATGCGCAGGCGCTGGCGTGCGCTGCCCGCCTGACAGACGTCAAGGCGACGATCCTGATGCCGCGCCATACGCCACGCAAGAAGGTCGATGGCGTGCGCCGGCAGGGTGGGGAGGCCGTGCTGTTCGGCGACAACTACGACGAAGCAGAAGCCGAGGCCATCCGGCGCGCGCGCGAAACCGGCGGCACCTACGTCTCGCCCTATAACGACCCCGACGTGGTTGCCGGTGCAGGCACGATCGGGCGCGAGATCGCCGCGCAGCTGCCGGATGTCGGGCGGGTGCTGGTATGCACGAGCGGCGGCGGACTGCTCAGCGGAATCGCGGTCGCCATCAAGGCGCACAACCCGAGGGTCGAAGTGATCGCCGTGTGCGCCGAACACGCCCCGGCCATGTACAACGTCCTCGCCGGCGAGCAGCGCCCGCAGGTTTGGGACACGCTGGCGGAAGCCCTCAGCGGCGAGATCGAGGACGGGTCGATCACCATCCCCCTCACGCAGCAGCATGTCGACCGCGCGGTGCTGGTCAGCGAGGCGATGATTGCCGACACGATGCGCTGGTTCATCGGCACGCAGGGCTGGCTGGTCGAAGGCGGCGGCACGGTCGCGGCGGCAGCAGTGCTGCACGGGGTAGTCCGTGCTGGAGACGTGCCAACCGTATGCGTCGTGAGCGGCGGCAATGTCGATCTCGAGACCGTTCAAAAGGTGCTCTGTTAGGCGCAAAATCGGGTACAGTTTGCGGACTCTTTTAACTTGCGTTAATATGCCCGATGTCGCGCGCCCCGGGGGTGGGTGCGACTAGGGCAAAGGCAAGACAGCATGTCTGAAGCATTGCAAACTGGTGTCGTCAAGTGGTTTAACAATGTCAAAGGCTACGGCTTCATCACGGTGGATGGTCGAGAAAGCGACGTGTTCGTCCATTACTCCGCGATCCAAGCCAACGGTTACAAAACGTTGAACGAGGGAGATCGGGTTCAGTTCACGATCGCACAAGGGCAAAAGGGCGAAGAAGCCCGTCAAGTCACCAAGATCGAGTAAGGGTGCGGTAAAAGGCCGCTGGGAAAGGGCTCTGGCGGCTTTTTGATTCCCGCCGATCGGCCGGTGGTGGGCCGCGGCCCTGCCCGACCTCCGTTCATCTATGCTATGCTAGCCATCGTAACGACGATGAGCAGGTAGAATCAACTCTTGCCGTATCAATCCGACGGTGGCCGGCGCAACAACGTTCAGATGGGCGTCGGGCAGTCGCTGTGGGGCGCATCCCCGCCTCCGCCGATCCCCGAACGCGCGCTCGACGGGATTCCCGGCTGTATCGCGTGGTTGGCGCTGTTATTCTGCGTCGCCTCTGCCCTTGCCTTTCCGCGCATCGTTCTGACCTTGGCCGCGCTCCTCGGCGCATATACGGCCCTGCGTTTCGTGCTTGCGGCGGTCGCCAACTTCAACGGCATGCGCATGATCCGCCGCTGGGAACAAACCGACTGGAAAGCCAAGTACGATACCGACACTGCCGGACGGGCCGACGCGCTGCCTTGGGATGACGTCAAGTACCTTGTCATTGTCCCCAACTACGGCGAACCGTACGAGATTCTGCAGCGCACGCTGGCGCATCTCGCCAAGCAGTACGAGGCGCGGCGGCGCATGACCGTCGTGTTGGCGATGGAGGGCGCCGAGGCCGGCGCGCCCACGAAAGCCGAGCGTCTGATCGCCGAGTTCGGGCCATGCTTCGCTCACATGATGTACGCCGTGCATCCGCGCGGGCTTCCCGGCGAGGTACGCGGCAAGTCGTCCAATCAGGCGTGGGCGGCGCGTCAGGCCAAGCGCCGCCTCGTCGACGAGCTGGGCTACGACATCGACCACATCATCATCTCGACCATGGATGCCGACACGCTCTGGCATCCCAAGTACTTCTTCGCGTTGACTTACGCGTTCGCGATCAGCCCGCACCGCCACGCGCGGACGTGGCAGGCCCCGATCCGCTATCACGGCAACATCTGGGACATCAGCCCACCCATGCGCCTCGTCAACGCCTACGGCGGCGCGTTCGAGCTGGCGTACTTGGCCGCGCCGTGGTGGCAGGCGATCCCGATCTCGTCCTATTCGATGAGCTTGCGGCTAATGGACGCTAGCGGGTATTGGGACACCGACGTCATCGCGGAAGACAGCCACATGTTCATCAAGGCGTTCTTCAGCTCCGACGCCGAACTGGAGCTGGAGCCGATCTTCCTGCCGTTTCTGGCGACCGCGACCACCGGCGACACGGTGTGGGAGGTGCTCAAGGCGCGTTATCAGCAGACGCTGCGTCATGCGTGGGGCAGCAAAGAGGTCGGCTATATCATCGCGCGCATGCTCGAACACCCCGAAATTCCGGCCGGGCGCAGTTTGAAGCTGTTATTGCGCGTGGCGCATGATATACTACTCGCAGGCGCAGGCTGGATTATTCTGACGGTCGGCTCACAGCTTCCGGTGTTGTTCAATCCCGGGCTGGTTCCACCGCTGAACGAAATCGGACGCGACCCGGTCATCTTGGTGCTGATTATCGCATCGCTGTTGGTCGTCGTCCTCGGTATCGTGTTTTGGGCGCAAGACGTGGCCTCGCGTCCGCCCCGCACCCGGCCGATCACCCTGAGGGAACGCCTGCTCACCTTGGTCAGTTTTCCGCTGCTGCCGATCCTGACCCTAATCTTCGTTGCGCTGCCCGTCATGCACGCTCAAACCCGCCTCCTGTTAGGCGGATCGCTGCAGTATCAGGTCGCGCGTAAGCTCTAGTGCCGTTGTAGGGGCCCAGCCCCTACGCCCGCGACCGGCATCCGGTCTGCGGAGTTTGCGGAGGCCACTATCCTCCGCCTGTCATCAGCACGCCGGGAGGCGTGCGAGGAGAATCCACACCCTATGGAACACCGTTTACAAAAGCTGTTGGCGCAGGCCAACTACGGTTCGCGACGTGCCGCCGAAGACTTGATCACCGCCGGGCGCGTGCGCGTCAACGGGGAGGTCGCCCAACTCGGCTCCAAGGCCGACCCGGACAAAGACGTCGTCACCGTCGACGGTCAGCGCGTCGACCTGAAGTCCCCTCCAATCTACCTCGCTTACAACAAGCCGATTAACGTCGTGTCCGCGACCGAGCGTCAACCCGGCGACGACCGCCCGACCGTGCGCGACATGGTGCCGGTCGACGGTCACCTCTTCCTGCTTGGCCGCCTCGACGCCGAAAGCGAAGGGTTGGTCGTCCTCACCAACGATGGCGACCTCACGCAAGCACTGACCCACCCACGCTACGAACACACCAAGACGTATCAGGTTGTCGTCTACGGCAGCATGGACGGCCGCACTGCCGACCGTTGGGCGCGCGGCGTGACCCTCGATGAAGAGGACGGCACGACGGTCGAGACCGCCCAGTGCTTCGTCGACATCGTGCGCCGAGAAGGCGACGTGACGATCCTCAAGGTCGTGATGACCGAAGGCCGCAACCGGCAAATTCGGCGCGTGGCCGCCTTGCTCGGCCATCCGGTCAAGCGGCTTGTCCGCACCCATATCGGGCGCTACGCCATGGCTGATCTGCCACGCGGCGAGTATGTCGAGCTTAAGGAGCGCGACGTCAAGCTGCTCAAGACTGCCGCGCCCGAACTCGACGAAATCCGCAAGATCAAGGGGCAGGAGAACGCGGCGAAGCGCCGCCAGAAGCTGATGGCTCATTCGACCGCCAGCGAGGAGCAAATCGAAGAGGCAAAGCGCAACCGGCTTCCGCCCGCCCCGCGCCGCGGCAAGAAGTATGCCGCCCGCGATGCCGAGCGCGAAGAACGCACCCGCCGTGACGATCGTCCGCGCCGGCCCGGCAGCAGCGACCGCCGTGGTGGCCCGCGAGACGGCAGGCGTGTCGGGCCCAAGCCACAGGCATTTCGCTCTCGCCTGATGATCGACGAGTCGGGCGAGAATACGCCCGGCGCGCGCCGTCATCGTGGCGACGACATACCCGAGGGTTTCCGTTCGCGGAACGCCGAACAGGACCTGCCGGAAGGCTTCCGCGCGCGATTGAGCGAGGCCGACCGTCCAACCCGGCGCGTGTTCCGCCGCGAGGGAGACTCGCGCGGTGGCGAAAGTCGTGGTGGTCGTGGGCCCCGGCGCGAAGGCGGCTATCGTTCGCGGGATGGTGAGTCGCGCAGTGGCGAAGGTCGCGGCGAAGGCCGTCCGCCTCGGCGCGAAGGTGGATACCGTTCGCGGGATGGTGAATCGCGCGGCGGCGAAGGTCGCGGCGAAGGCCGTCCGCCCCGGCGTGAAGGCGGATACCGCTCGCGTGATGGTGAGTCGCGCGGCGGCGAAGGTCGCGGCGAAGGCCGTCCGCCCCGGCGCGAAGGTGGATACCGTTCGCGGGATGGTGAATCGCGCGGCGGCGAAGGTCGCGGCGAAGGCCGTCCGCCCCGGCGTGAAGGCGGATACCGCTCGCGTGATGGGGAGTCGCGCGGCGGCGAAGGTCGCGGCGAAGGCCGCCCGCCCCGGCGTGAAGGCGGCTACCGCTCGTGATGGGGGGGGGTCGCGGCGAAGGCCGCCCGCCCCGGCGTGAAGGCGGCTACCGCTCGCGTGATGGGGAGTCGCGCGGCGGCGAAGGTCGCGGTGAAGGCCGTCCACCCCGGCGCGAAGGTGGATACCGTTCGCGTGACGGTGAAGCCCGCGGCGGCGAAGGTCGCGGCGAAGGCCGTCCACCCCGGCGCGAGGGTGGCTACCGCTCGCGTGACGGTGAAGCCCGCGGCGGCGAAGGTCGCGGCGAAGGCCGTCCGCCCCGGCGCGAGGGTGGCTACCGCTCGCGTGACGGCGAGTCGCGCAGTGGCGAAGGTCGCGGCGAAGGCCGTCCGCCCCGGCGCGAGGGTGGCTACCGCTCGCGTGACGGTGAAGCCCGCGGCGGCGAAGGTCGCGGCGAAGGCCGTCCGCCCCGGCGCGAAGGTGGCTACCGCTCGCGTGATGGCGAATCGCGCGGCGGCGAAGGTCGCGGCGAAGGCCGTCCACCCCGGCGTGAAGGTGGACGCACGGGAGGCAGCGGGGGCAGCGAACGTCGCCCACCGCCGCGCAGCAGCGGCACCAAGCGGCCCAGCCGAAGCGACCGCCCGCAGGGCGGCGACCGCCCAGCCCGGCGCAAGCGCCCGGAAGACGCGGAAGAATAGACGTAATGTTCGGGTGCGGGTGCTATAATCTTCGCTATGAGCGAAGAGCGCCCGCACCACGTCGAATATCAAACGCGCGCTGGCTACCAGACGGTCATCGCCGATGACGGAAAGCAGTTCGCCGCTTTCGGTGCTCAACCCCTGTTGGGCCAACGCTTCCCCGCCATCGTGCTGCTGCACGACTGGTGGGGCTTGACCGCCAGTGTGCGTGCACTCGCGGTTCAGATGGCACAGGCCGGTTACTACGTGATCGCGCCCGATCTTTTCGACGGGCGCACAGCCGACACAGCGCGCGAGGCTGCCTCGCTGGTCGAACTGATCGCGCGTAAGAAGCGTTTCGCGCGCGTGCTGGACGCTTTCGAGGTGGTCGAACAACATCAGCACACCATGCATCAAGTCGCGGTCGTCGGCGTGGGGTTGGGTGGGAGTCTGGCCTTTCGTGCGGCGATCCAATACCCACACCGCGAGAAAGCGGCCATCGCATTCAGCGGTTTCCCTCAAACATACATGGGCAAGTTTCGTCACTGCCCGGTGCCGGTGCTCGCTGTGTACGGCAGTGACGACCACCTGATCCCGCAGAAGATGATCGACGCGCTGCGCACCGAGCTGGCCGCGGCCGACCGGCACGACGCGCATCGGGTCGTCGTCATGCCCGGCGCCGGGCACGATCTTTTCCCCGAAGACGCCGACGGAGACGACCGCGCGACATCGGCTCGGGCGTTGGCGCACGCACTGACGTTTCTCGAACACCACGTGCGGAATGTCTCCGCATGATCCGTCTTCCCGCACGTTGCATGCTGCTCAAAGGACGCTCTACCCATGCCGATTCCGCCTCAATGGTTGCTCGCCATCCTAACCCTTGCCGCAACACTGCTCGCCCGCCCGGTCGTGCAGCAGTTGCAGCGTCCGCTGCTGATGGTGCCCGAGGTCTCGGCGGTGTATCCGCACGACACCGATGCGTTCACGCAGGGGCTGGTGTGGAACGGCTCGACGTTCTACGAAAGCACGGGCTTATACGGCGAATCCGACGTGCGTGAAGTCGAGCGCGACACCGGTGCCGTGCTGCGCGAGACACCCGTGGACGAAGCGTTCT
This window harbors:
- a CDS encoding cold shock domain-containing protein, which translates into the protein MSEALQTGVVKWFNNVKGYGFITVDGRESDVFVHYSAIQANGYKTLNEGDRVQFTIAQGQKGEEARQVTKIE
- a CDS encoding SCO1664 family protein, translating into MIRNSSNYTFLVTLTHEKVSALAIYKPRRGERPLWDFPDNTLADRERASFVLSEALGWGLVPPTALRDGPHGIGSVQWFIPHDPSENYFTFGDRVHAQLKRIALFDCITNNADRKGGHLLLGDDERVWCIDNGLTFNQAHKLRTVIWDFEGEEIPGPLLADVRDVRDHLCDESDPLHRTMAALLSPGEISTTVHRIDRVLKSRRYPRPGGGANYPWPPV
- a CDS encoding DUF3090 family protein gives rise to the protein MPNVEIDLNPVDFVTIGTIGPKGQRVFYLQAGRENQLVSMIVEKEQSWALSEALRELIDDVDERRSSETKVDMSLMDMDLREPIEPLFRVSRMGLGFDEDSDRIVLIMQELVVGDENGGLDMDADVDADDDTADDALIEDSYDPLGEEDDAERPSVVRLWCSREQMRALSIHAADTVKAGRADPRLNGRLVYYWT
- a CDS encoding glycosyltransferase family 2 protein — protein: MPYQSDGGRRNNVQMGVGQSLWGASPPPPIPERALDGIPGCIAWLALLFCVASALAFPRIVLTLAALLGAYTALRFVLAAVANFNGMRMIRRWEQTDWKAKYDTDTAGRADALPWDDVKYLVIVPNYGEPYEILQRTLAHLAKQYEARRRMTVVLAMEGAEAGAPTKAERLIAEFGPCFAHMMYAVHPRGLPGEVRGKSSNQAWAARQAKRRLVDELGYDIDHIIISTMDADTLWHPKYFFALTYAFAISPHRHARTWQAPIRYHGNIWDISPPMRLVNAYGGAFELAYLAAPWWQAIPISSYSMSLRLMDASGYWDTDVIAEDSHMFIKAFFSSDAELELEPIFLPFLATATTGDTVWEVLKARYQQTLRHAWGSKEVGYIIARMLEHPEIPAGRSLKLLLRVAHDILLAGAGWIILTVGSQLPVLFNPGLVPPLNEIGRDPVILVLIIASLLVVVLGIVFWAQDVASRPPRTRPITLRERLLTLVSFPLLPILTLIFVALPVMHAQTRLLLGGSLQYQVARKL
- a CDS encoding rRNA pseudouridine synthase, whose translation is MEHRLQKLLAQANYGSRRAAEDLITAGRVRVNGEVAQLGSKADPDKDVVTVDGQRVDLKSPPIYLAYNKPINVVSATERQPGDDRPTVRDMVPVDGHLFLLGRLDAESEGLVVLTNDGDLTQALTHPRYEHTKTYQVVVYGSMDGRTADRWARGVTLDEEDGTTVETAQCFVDIVRREGDVTILKVVMTEGRNRQIRRVAALLGHPVKRLVRTHIGRYAMADLPRGEYVELKERDVKLLKTAAPELDEIRKIKGQENAAKRRQKLMAHSTASEEQIEEAKRNRLPPAPRRGKKYAARDAEREERTRRDDRPRRPGSSDRRGGPRDGRRVGPKPQAFRSRLMIDESGENTPGARRHRGDDIPEGFRSRNAEQDLPEGFRARLSEADRPTRRVFRREGDSRGGESRGGRGPRREGGYRSRDGESRSGEGRGEGRPPRREGGYRSRDGESRGGEGRGEGRPPRREGGYRSRDGESRGGEGRGEGRPPRREGGYRSRDGESRGGEGRGEGRPPRREGGYRSRDGESRGGEGRGEGRPPRREGGYRS
- a CDS encoding sugar phosphate isomerase/epimerase is translated as MKLGFVTAILPDLSFEDVLKFAADHGFGCVEVMCWPVGEAERRYAGVTHIDVTNFGPAEAANVKALMAKYGVSISGLGYYPNPLVADPAERTVYAEHIKKVIAAAKMIDVPVMNTFVGRDPARSIEDQWPLFEEVWAPLIAFAEQQDVKIGIENCPMLFSLDEWPGGKNLAISPDVWRRMFDRFPSRHFGLNFDPSHLIWQHIDYVRAIHEFGSRFVHVHAKDEKIDPDRLYDRGILGLKWHTPKLPGLGSVNWGAFYSALSDTGYDYAVCIEVEDRAYEGSLDDRKRSLTQSKRFLEQFMY
- a CDS encoding threonine/serine dehydratase codes for the protein MTVTADDIAAAAARIAPHLTPTPLEPAAGHDGVWLKLENANLTHSFKIRGALNAMLRLQERGAARDGVIAASSGNHAQALACAARLTDVKATILMPRHTPRKKVDGVRRQGGEAVLFGDNYDEAEAEAIRRARETGGTYVSPYNDPDVVAGAGTIGREIAAQLPDVGRVLVCTSGGGLLSGIAVAIKAHNPRVEVIAVCAEHAPAMYNVLAGEQRPQVWDTLAEALSGEIEDGSITIPLTQQHVDRAVLVSEAMIADTMRWFIGTQGWLVEGGGTVAAAAVLHGVVRAGDVPTVCVVSGGNVDLETVQKVLC
- a CDS encoding MSMEG_4193 family putative phosphomutase, with amino-acid sequence MTTILLIRHAVNDYVKTGKLAGWTPGVHLNEDGVAQAKLLGERLADVPLQAIYSSPLERAVETAEAVREHHAHLPLNILEGVGEVQFGEWQGMSLNDLRRRKLWDVVQRAPSRATFPGGESFSEAQFRAVRAIEGLVKAHPAQVVAVFSHSDVIKLIVAHYLGMHLDSFQRIEISTASISTVQLGHSSPYVVGVNDVSHLRQPKNETKG
- a CDS encoding dienelactone hydrolase family protein — translated: MSEERPHHVEYQTRAGYQTVIADDGKQFAAFGAQPLLGQRFPAIVLLHDWWGLTASVRALAVQMAQAGYYVIAPDLFDGRTADTAREAASLVELIARKKRFARVLDAFEVVEQHQHTMHQVAVVGVGLGGSLAFRAAIQYPHREKAAIAFSGFPQTYMGKFRHCPVPVLAVYGSDDHLIPQKMIDALRTELAAADRHDAHRVVVMPGAGHDLFPEDADGDDRATSARALAHALTFLEHHVRNVSA